The segment GGCACCCTACCTCCGCCTTACGAGCCAATGTTGCAGCCTCAGCTGCCGTCAGGTGAGCGAACTTGGCGGCCATCTCAGCCTCTTCACGCAGATAAGTAGCCTCAATGACCAAAGCGTCAACCCCCCGCACCACAGAGACCAGATCATCCACCCGTCCAGCATCGCCTACCCAAGCCAATCGCACTCCAGGGACTTCCGGCCCCAATACCTGATCTGGTGTGATCGTTCGGCCATCAGGCAAAATAACATTCTCGCCCGCTACCAACCTTCTGCGCTCTGGGCCCGGAGGCACACCCAAGCGTTCGGCCTCCTCGACCAAGAAGGGGCGATGGCCCTCTTCTTCAAATAGGTAGCCGAAACACCCTGGCCCACGGTGGCTCACCGGGAAGGCATAGATGCTTAGCCGCCCGCTGTTCCAGATGAGGCCCGGCTTGACCTCCACGTATTTGATATCTAACTCCACTTCACCGCCACGTAATACCACGGCCATAAGGTCGCGAACGCGTTCCA is part of the Chloroflexota bacterium genome and harbors:
- a CDS encoding MBL fold metallo-hydrolase, which codes for DCGEGTQRQLLRSGLGFKRLDKVLLTHGHLDHILGLGGLVSTFARWEAITELTIYGGTWALERVRDLMAVVLRGGEVELDIKYVEVKPGLIWNSGRLSIYAFPVSHRGPGCFGYLFEEEGHRPFLVEEAERLGVPPGPERRRLVAGENVILPDGRTITPDQVLGPEVPGVRLAWVGDAGRVDDLVSVVRGVDALVIEATYLREEAEMAAKFAHLTAAEAATLARKAEVGCLYLTHLSRRYSSRAVEEEARAIFPDTVVVRDFDVIRVMRKKNEKDEPANTID